Proteins encoded in a region of the Paramagnetospirillum magneticum AMB-1 genome:
- the thiC gene encoding phosphomethylpyrimidine synthase ThiC has protein sequence MSETTLKITTGPLPGSRKIYVEGSRPDVRVAMREIDLTPGSGEAPVRVYDCSGPYTDPSMQVDITKGVPRLREQWILERGDVEHYEGRAHKPEDDGLKPGETIGVPVFDRAGAGLRPLRAKPGKAPTQLAYARAGIITPEMEYVAIRENMKRAEMKAAVVRDGEDFGADIPDEVTPEFVRAEIARGRAVLPANVNHPEAEPMIIGRNFLTKINANIGNSAVASSVDEEVEKMVWATRWGADTVMDLSTGRHIHATREWIIRNSPVPIGTVPIYQALEKVDGKAEDLTWEIFRDTLIEQAEQGVDYFTIHAGVLLRYIPLTAKRTTGIVSRGGSIMAKWCLAHHKENFLYTHFEEICELLKAYDVGFSLGDGLRPGSIADANDAAQFGELETLGELTHKAWAHDCQVIIEGPGHVPMHKIKKNVEKQIELCGEAPFYTLGPLVTDIAPGYDHITSAIGAAMIGWFGTAMLCYVTPKEHLGLPDKQDVREGVVTYKLAAHAADLAKGHPGAQVRDNALSRARFEFRWKDQFNLSLDPEKALAFHDQHLPAEGAKLAHFCSMCGPKFCSMKISQEVRDFAAAEQGMAEMSEKFVNDGAEIYHTEPAQAQQAKPAAE, from the coding sequence ATGTCCGAGACCACCCTGAAGATCACCACCGGCCCCCTGCCGGGATCGCGCAAGATTTATGTCGAGGGCTCGCGCCCCGATGTGCGGGTGGCCATGCGCGAGATCGACCTTACGCCCGGCTCGGGCGAGGCGCCGGTGCGGGTCTATGACTGCTCCGGCCCCTATACCGACCCCTCCATGCAGGTCGACATCACCAAGGGCGTGCCGCGCCTGCGCGAGCAGTGGATTCTGGAACGCGGCGATGTCGAGCATTACGAGGGCCGGGCCCACAAGCCCGAGGATGACGGCCTGAAGCCGGGCGAGACCATCGGCGTGCCGGTGTTCGACCGCGCCGGCGCCGGCCTGCGTCCGCTGCGCGCCAAGCCGGGCAAGGCGCCGACTCAGTTGGCCTATGCCCGCGCCGGCATCATCACGCCGGAGATGGAATACGTGGCCATCCGCGAGAACATGAAGCGGGCCGAGATGAAGGCCGCCGTGGTGCGTGATGGCGAGGATTTCGGCGCCGACATCCCCGACGAGGTGACTCCGGAATTCGTCCGCGCCGAGATCGCGCGCGGCCGCGCCGTGCTGCCGGCCAACGTCAATCACCCGGAAGCCGAGCCCATGATCATCGGGCGCAACTTCCTCACCAAGATCAACGCCAATATCGGCAATTCCGCCGTGGCCTCCTCGGTGGACGAGGAAGTGGAGAAGATGGTGTGGGCGACCCGCTGGGGCGCCGACACCGTCATGGACCTGTCCACCGGACGCCACATCCACGCCACCCGCGAATGGATCATCCGCAACAGCCCCGTTCCCATCGGCACCGTGCCGATCTACCAGGCGCTGGAGAAGGTGGACGGCAAGGCCGAGGACCTGACCTGGGAAATCTTCCGCGACACCCTGATCGAGCAGGCCGAGCAGGGCGTGGACTATTTCACCATCCATGCCGGCGTTCTGCTGCGCTACATCCCGCTGACCGCCAAGCGCACCACCGGCATCGTGTCGCGCGGCGGCTCGATCATGGCCAAGTGGTGCCTGGCGCACCACAAGGAGAACTTCCTCTACACCCACTTCGAAGAGATCTGCGAACTGCTGAAGGCCTATGACGTGGGCTTCTCGCTGGGCGATGGCCTGCGTCCCGGCTCCATCGCCGACGCCAACGACGCCGCCCAGTTCGGCGAGCTGGAGACCCTGGGCGAGCTGACCCACAAGGCCTGGGCCCATGACTGCCAAGTGATCATCGAAGGTCCCGGCCATGTGCCCATGCACAAGATCAAGAAGAACGTGGAAAAGCAGATCGAGCTGTGCGGCGAGGCGCCGTTCTACACCCTCGGGCCGCTGGTCACCGACATCGCGCCGGGCTACGATCACATCACCAGCGCCATCGGCGCCGCCATGATCGGCTGGTTCGGCACCGCCATGCTCTGCTACGTGACCCCCAAGGAGCATCTGGGCCTGCCCGACAAGCAGGACGTGCGCGAAGGCGTGGTCACCTACAAGCTGGCCGCCCATGCCGCCGATCTGGCCAAGGGCCATCCCGGCGCCCAGGTCCGCGACAACGCCCTGTCCCGCGCCCGCTTCGAGTTCCGCTGGAAGGACCAGTTCAACCTGTCGCTGGACCCGGAGAAGGCCCTGGCCTTCCACGACCAGCACCTGCCGGCCGAGGGCGCCAAGCTGGCCCATTTCTGCTCCATGTGCGGGCCGAAATTCTGCTCCATGAAGATCAGCCAGGAGGTCCGCGACTTCGCGGCCGCCGAGCAGGGCATGGCCGAGATGAGCGAGAAGTTCGTCAATGACGGCGCCGAGATCTACCACACCGAACCCGCCCAGGCGCAGCAAGCAAAGCCTGCGGCCGAATAG
- a CDS encoding SPOR domain-containing protein, whose product MNPCTQARLILVLASFLALAPLGGCADAPPPMQTIRDHYFYGGLAAFHEDMHAEAARQWQRAAELGDGEAARNLGHLYRQGLGVEADGHMAAAWYQVAADAGVVSAEYNLGMLYLRGGPGLPGDQAEGMRRLGKAAEAGYLPAKAELERLAAEARPAAAAVAAAPAPAEAMAAAPLPPPPPAAEPAVVRMQIGSYRTKAAAEQDWKRLRLKGLSPEIVANRVEGQGRWYRLVAVGPAEAVEAFCGSAQAKGMSCWSRSKGNPAAK is encoded by the coding sequence GTGAATCCTTGCACACAAGCTCGGCTTATTCTCGTCCTGGCGTCATTTCTCGCCCTGGCCCCGCTGGGCGGATGCGCCGACGCGCCGCCGCCCATGCAGACCATCCGCGACCACTATTTCTACGGCGGTCTGGCGGCGTTCCACGAGGACATGCACGCCGAAGCCGCCCGCCAATGGCAGCGCGCCGCCGAACTGGGCGACGGCGAGGCGGCCCGCAACCTGGGCCATCTTTATCGCCAGGGTCTGGGCGTGGAGGCCGACGGCCACATGGCCGCCGCCTGGTATCAGGTGGCCGCCGATGCCGGAGTGGTCAGCGCCGAGTACAATCTGGGCATGCTCTACCTGCGGGGTGGCCCCGGCCTGCCGGGGGATCAGGCCGAAGGGATGAGGCGGCTGGGCAAGGCGGCAGAGGCCGGCTACCTCCCCGCCAAGGCGGAGCTTGAGCGTCTGGCCGCCGAGGCCCGGCCCGCCGCCGCTGCCGTTGCCGCCGCCCCGGCGCCGGCCGAAGCGATGGCTGCCGCCCCTCTCCCGCCGCCGCCGCCCGCCGCGGAACCGGCCGTGGTCCGCATGCAGATCGGCTCGTACCGCACCAAGGCCGCCGCCGAGCAGGATTGGAAACGGCTGCGCCTCAAGGGGCTATCGCCCGAGATCGTCGCCAACCGGGTCGAAGGACAGGGCCGCTGGTACCGGCTGGTGGCGGTCGGCCCGGCCGAGGCGGTGGAGGCCTTCTGCGGCTCGGCCCAGGCCAAGGGCATGTCATGCTGGTCCCGAAGCAAGGGGAACCCCGCCGCAAAGTAA
- a CDS encoding LysR family transcriptional regulator, whose protein sequence is MTPRFDTIIAFVRVAETGSFSEAARRLGLSKSMISRQVSALEADLGVRLLHRTTRSLSPTEAGRAYLERCQRILADLDEANLLVSHLQAVPRGRLRVSAPLSFGIGHLSACLPGFLERYPEIELEMGFTDRHVDLVEEGWDLAVRIGRLADSSLIVRRLAPVRRMAAASPAYLERRGTPRRPEELSAHDCLTHGGRVQSEWRFTGDDGKPVQVEVRGRFHADNGDVLRDMALAGLGVVLLPSFFLGDDIRAGRLVPLLEAYVPLDSSLNAVYPHGRHLSPKVRAFVDHLATSFGPEPYWDRGLAESAAG, encoded by the coding sequence ATGACGCCCCGCTTCGACACCATCATCGCTTTTGTGCGGGTGGCCGAGACCGGCAGCTTTTCCGAAGCGGCCCGCCGCCTCGGCCTGTCCAAGTCCATGATCAGCCGCCAGGTCTCTGCACTGGAGGCCGATCTGGGGGTGCGGCTGCTGCACCGGACCACCCGGTCCCTGTCGCCCACCGAGGCCGGGCGGGCCTATCTCGAGCGTTGCCAGCGCATTCTGGCCGATCTGGACGAAGCCAACCTGCTGGTCAGCCACCTGCAGGCGGTGCCGCGCGGCCGCCTTCGGGTCAGCGCACCGCTGTCCTTCGGCATCGGCCATCTGTCGGCCTGCCTGCCGGGCTTTCTCGAACGCTATCCCGAGATCGAACTGGAGATGGGCTTCACCGACCGGCACGTGGATCTGGTGGAAGAGGGCTGGGATCTGGCGGTGCGCATCGGGCGGCTGGCGGATTCGTCGTTGATCGTCCGTCGCCTCGCGCCGGTACGGCGGATGGCGGCGGCCTCGCCCGCCTATCTGGAGCGCCGGGGTACGCCCCGCCGTCCCGAAGAGCTGTCCGCCCACGATTGCCTGACCCATGGCGGCCGGGTCCAATCGGAATGGCGCTTCACCGGCGACGACGGCAAGCCCGTCCAGGTGGAGGTCAGGGGACGGTTCCACGCCGATAACGGCGACGTGCTGCGGGACATGGCGCTGGCGGGCCTGGGGGTGGTGCTGCTGCCCAGCTTCTTCCTGGGCGACGACATCCGCGCCGGCCGTCTGGTGCCGTTGCTGGAGGCCTATGTGCCGCTGGATTCATCGCTCAACGCGGTCTATCCCCACGGCCGCCACCTGTCGCCCAAGGTCCGGGCCTTCGTGGACCATCTGGCGACGAGCTTCGGCCCGGAACCCTATTGGGACCGGGGCCTGGCGGAATCGGCGGCCGGCTGA
- a CDS encoding DODA-type extradiol aromatic ring-opening family dioxygenase — MDVTTLFLSHGSPMMVLEDTPTRRFLKELGRRLPRPPAVIAVSAHWQTAEPVLGFAAWPDKINDIYGFPPELYQLAYAPPGAPEVAARAADRLGAACRRDPGAGIDHSIWSVMSLMWPEADVPVVPMSVQPEAGASHHYFLGRRLAPLVAEGVLVIGSGAATHNLEDYFRRKTTEAVEPAVVEFTDWLAATAERGDVAALLDYRVRAPHALRNHPTEEHLLPLFVALGASAHGEAVRLHHDVDSGVLAMDAYGFR; from the coding sequence ATGGACGTCACCACCTTGTTCCTGTCCCACGGGTCACCCATGATGGTGCTGGAGGACACGCCCACCCGCCGGTTCCTGAAGGAACTGGGCCGGCGCTTGCCCCGCCCGCCGGCGGTGATCGCCGTTTCGGCCCACTGGCAGACCGCCGAGCCGGTGCTGGGCTTCGCCGCCTGGCCGGACAAGATCAACGACATCTACGGCTTCCCGCCCGAATTGTACCAGCTGGCCTATGCCCCGCCCGGGGCGCCCGAGGTGGCGGCGCGGGCCGCCGACCGGCTGGGCGCCGCCTGCCGCCGCGATCCCGGCGCCGGCATCGACCATTCCATCTGGTCGGTGATGAGCCTGATGTGGCCCGAGGCCGACGTGCCGGTGGTGCCCATGTCGGTGCAGCCCGAAGCCGGGGCGTCGCACCATTATTTCCTGGGTCGGCGGCTGGCGCCCCTGGTGGCCGAGGGTGTGCTGGTGATCGGCTCGGGCGCCGCCACCCATAATCTCGAGGACTACTTCCGCCGCAAGACCACCGAGGCGGTCGAACCCGCCGTCGTCGAGTTCACCGACTGGCTGGCCGCGACGGCCGAGCGGGGCGATGTGGCGGCCTTGCTGGATTACCGCGTCCGCGCCCCCCACGCATTGCGCAACCATCCCACCGAGGAGCATCTGCTGCCGTTGTTCGTCGCCCTCGGCGCCTCGGCTCACGGCGAGGCGGTGCGCCTGCACCACGACGTGGATTCCGGCGTCCTGGCCATGGATGCC